The Microbulbifer hydrolyticus genome has a segment encoding these proteins:
- the nagK gene encoding N-acetylglucosamine kinase, protein MVALRDSRDILYVGVDGGGSKCRASVFDANNRLLGTGVSGPANPLHGYAQTIDSIVRSAALAVADAGMPAETLGELVAGVGLAGVNMPRLYNEMNAWAHPFKQMFLTTDQHSACLGAHRGGDGAVIIAGTGSVGYSWVNGRSEIVGGHGFPHGDKGSGAWLGMEAVKYLLMAMEGLAAESMLQRELQKALGTDDPYDVIETMAGKPSSQYAKLAVPVVECAEADCPVAVSIMRDGAAYISDLAEKLMESNPPRLAMIGGLAPRLKPWLKPHVAERVSDPLDPPELGCAYFAQYSLAALGESESRSADEVDAKALFG, encoded by the coding sequence ATGGTTGCTTTGAGAGACAGCAGGGACATTCTTTACGTTGGCGTCGACGGAGGTGGCAGCAAGTGCCGTGCCTCGGTTTTCGATGCGAACAATCGCCTGCTGGGTACCGGCGTTTCCGGGCCCGCAAACCCCCTCCATGGGTATGCCCAGACCATTGACTCCATTGTGCGCTCTGCCGCCCTGGCCGTTGCTGATGCCGGTATGCCGGCGGAAACGCTGGGCGAGCTGGTTGCGGGCGTAGGCCTGGCTGGCGTCAATATGCCGCGTCTCTACAACGAGATGAATGCCTGGGCCCATCCCTTCAAACAAATGTTTCTGACAACCGACCAGCACTCTGCCTGCCTTGGCGCCCATCGCGGTGGCGACGGGGCCGTCATCATTGCCGGGACCGGCTCTGTAGGGTACTCGTGGGTCAACGGTCGCAGTGAGATTGTCGGTGGCCACGGCTTTCCGCACGGAGATAAAGGCAGTGGCGCCTGGCTGGGAATGGAGGCGGTGAAATATCTGTTGATGGCAATGGAAGGGCTGGCAGCCGAGTCTATGCTGCAGCGTGAGCTACAGAAGGCGCTGGGTACGGACGACCCCTACGACGTGATTGAAACGATGGCAGGGAAACCCTCCAGTCAATACGCCAAACTGGCGGTGCCGGTGGTGGAATGCGCCGAGGCTGATTGCCCGGTTGCGGTGTCCATCATGCGCGATGGTGCGGCCTACATCAGCGATCTTGCTGAGAAACTGATGGAGAGCAACCCGCCACGTCTGGCCATGATCGGTGGTCTTGCGCCGCGCCTTAAACCCTGGCTGAAGCCTCATGTGGCAGAGCGGGTTTCCGACCCGCTGGATCCGCCCGAGCTGGGTTGTGCCTATTTCGCTCAATACTCGCTGGCAGCGCTGGGAGAGAGTGAATCCCGGTCGGCAGATGAGGTCGATGCAAAAGCGCTCTTTGGATAA
- the nagB-II gene encoding glucosamine-6-phosphate deaminase NagB-II yields MAMTVMETEAREAPSRIAEQLQNNAPIMEALGERLRNAPPRFVMIVGRGSSDHAGVFAKYLIEIETGTPTFAAAPSVSSVYGKKLKLEDALVIVISQSGRSPDILAQAQMAKDAGAYTVALVNDETAPIKDIVDQVVPLKAGPELAVAATKSYLCTLSAVLQLVASWTQDAELKAGVEMLPQTLTEAIESDIQLRPEDLAAVKNLVVLGRGPGYGITRELALKLKEVCSVHAESFSSAEFLHGPVTLVEQKLTVVNVPIEDESYQAHSEQIADIIRRGGTLINLHVPSKGVHPRIAPLALLQRFYLDVAHVAVSRGINPDEPAGLKKVTQTV; encoded by the coding sequence ATGGCGATGACAGTAATGGAAACCGAGGCCCGCGAGGCCCCGAGCCGGATTGCGGAACAGCTGCAAAACAATGCTCCGATCATGGAGGCGCTGGGCGAGCGTCTGCGTAACGCGCCGCCGCGCTTTGTGATGATCGTTGGTCGCGGCTCCTCTGATCACGCTGGTGTATTTGCCAAGTACCTGATTGAAATAGAAACCGGTACGCCCACCTTCGCGGCGGCGCCGTCTGTTTCGAGTGTTTACGGCAAAAAGCTCAAGCTCGAAGACGCACTGGTCATCGTAATTTCCCAGTCCGGCCGCAGCCCGGACATCCTCGCGCAGGCGCAGATGGCGAAAGATGCCGGTGCCTACACGGTGGCGTTGGTGAACGATGAGACCGCTCCGATCAAAGATATTGTCGACCAGGTAGTACCACTGAAAGCGGGCCCTGAACTGGCGGTTGCGGCGACCAAAAGCTACCTGTGCACCCTGTCTGCGGTACTGCAATTAGTGGCCAGCTGGACTCAGGATGCAGAGCTGAAGGCCGGTGTGGAAATGCTGCCCCAGACCCTGACGGAGGCCATCGAGTCCGACATACAGCTGCGTCCGGAAGATCTGGCCGCGGTAAAGAACCTGGTTGTTCTGGGACGTGGCCCCGGGTACGGCATTACCCGCGAACTGGCGTTGAAACTGAAGGAAGTATGCAGTGTGCACGCAGAGTCATTCTCCAGTGCGGAATTCCTGCACGGACCGGTCACCCTGGTAGAGCAAAAGCTGACCGTGGTGAACGTGCCCATCGAGGATGAGTCCTACCAGGCCCACAGCGAGCAGATCGCCGACATCATTCGCCGCGGTGGCACGTTGATCAATTTACATGTGCCGAGCAAGGGCGTTCACCCGCGGATTGCACCGCTGGCGCTGTTGCAACGTTTTTATCTCGACGTGGCTCACGTCGCCGTCAGCCGCGGTATCAACCCGGATGAGCCGGCCGGCCTGAAGAAAGTCACCCAGACTGTTTGA
- the nagA gene encoding N-acetylglucosamine-6-phosphate deacetylase: MAQAFIAEKLFDGEQLHTDVALTVESGNVVTLGGEPAESAVRLKGMLAPGLIDVQVNGGGGALFNNDTTVNALGKMSVAHARFGTTGFMPTLITDRVEVMQRAAEAVSAALKEGVPGVLGVHFEGPHLSAPKKGTHEEKFIRPLSDEELAIYGRDDIGLKMVTLAPENVSPEDIRKLVSLGVKVCLGHSNADGATAAAAVAAGASGFTHLYNAMSPLHSRDPGMVGTALISDDCWCGLIADGHHVSAEAMTLALKAKPRGKVMLVTDAMSLVGSEEMSFPLFDRIVTRHGDKLTSTTGELAGSHLDMIGAVRNIADWCDVELNEALRMAGLYPAQFLGSDRGRIKEGAPADMILIDDERRVQKTWINGQEVFAA; this comes from the coding sequence GTGGCACAGGCATTCATTGCAGAGAAGTTATTCGACGGTGAGCAGCTCCACACTGACGTGGCACTGACCGTCGAGAGTGGCAATGTGGTCACTCTCGGAGGCGAGCCGGCAGAGAGTGCCGTGCGCCTCAAAGGCATGCTCGCGCCCGGGCTTATTGATGTTCAGGTCAATGGCGGAGGTGGTGCGCTGTTCAACAACGACACTACCGTCAATGCGCTGGGCAAGATGTCTGTGGCGCACGCCCGTTTCGGCACCACCGGATTTATGCCCACGCTGATCACCGATCGGGTGGAAGTCATGCAGCGCGCGGCGGAAGCGGTCAGCGCTGCGTTGAAGGAAGGTGTACCCGGTGTCCTGGGTGTGCACTTTGAGGGGCCGCATTTGAGTGCACCCAAAAAAGGTACGCACGAAGAAAAATTTATTCGCCCGCTCAGCGATGAAGAGCTGGCGATTTACGGTCGCGATGACATCGGACTGAAAATGGTCACTCTGGCGCCGGAAAATGTATCGCCAGAGGATATCCGCAAGCTGGTCTCTCTTGGTGTGAAGGTCTGTCTGGGCCACTCCAATGCCGATGGCGCTACCGCCGCGGCCGCGGTGGCCGCCGGAGCAAGCGGGTTTACCCATTTGTACAACGCCATGTCGCCACTGCATTCGCGCGATCCGGGTATGGTGGGTACGGCCCTGATCAGTGATGATTGCTGGTGCGGGCTGATCGCCGATGGCCACCATGTGAGTGCCGAGGCCATGACGCTCGCGCTCAAGGCCAAGCCGCGTGGAAAGGTCATGCTGGTGACCGATGCCATGTCACTGGTGGGCAGTGAGGAAATGAGTTTTCCACTGTTCGACCGCATCGTAACCCGACACGGCGACAAACTGACGTCCACCACCGGCGAGCTTGCCGGCTCGCACCTCGACATGATCGGTGCGGTGCGCAATATCGCCGACTGGTGCGATGTGGAACTGAATGAAGCCCTGCGTATGGCGGGCCTGTACCCGGCACAGTTTCTGGGTAGCGATCGTGGGCGCATCAAAGAGGGCGCGCCTGCAGATATGATTTTGATTGATGACGAACGCCGGGTTCAAAAGACCTGGATAAACGGACAGGAAGTTTTCGCAGCATAA
- a CDS encoding sugar MFS transporter: MNTAVIAQSETRSSVLPMVIIGLLFFIFGFVTWLNGALIPFLQTICDLTGFQAMLVASAFYIAYTVMALPMAAIIERTGYKTGMALGLALVAVGALIFIPAAYSRMFGIFLLAQFVVGSGLTILQTASNPYVVKVGSPETAAVRICVMGLLNKGAGIVAPLVFAALVMSGISGISEAELSALSAAAKDAKLDELAGQLVSPYIGMAILGFILAVAMMFAPLPDIEDEVIEGQEDAAVTLRGLKQFPQLVLGSIALFFYVGVEVIAGDAIGLLGKQAGLDTAVASVLTSYTMVFMVLGYIWGTVAIPRFISQQTALLISAVLGIVFTFAVMSGSLDSTAMSSATLAHFGLPEIPNAVYFVALLGFANAMCWPAIWPLALEGLGKFTSKGAALLIMGISGGAILPPLYGHFADTGDGQGAYLIAIPAYLFILFYALKGHKMRSWK; this comes from the coding sequence ATGAATACCGCAGTTATTGCCCAAAGCGAGACGCGCAGCAGCGTTTTGCCGATGGTTATCATCGGCCTGCTATTTTTTATCTTTGGTTTTGTTACCTGGCTGAACGGTGCCCTGATTCCGTTTCTGCAGACCATCTGTGATTTGACCGGCTTTCAGGCAATGCTGGTGGCCTCTGCCTTCTATATTGCTTACACCGTGATGGCGCTGCCAATGGCCGCGATTATCGAGCGCACTGGTTACAAGACCGGTATGGCGCTTGGCCTGGCGCTGGTCGCTGTGGGTGCCCTGATCTTTATCCCTGCGGCGTACAGCCGGATGTTTGGTATTTTCCTGCTGGCGCAGTTTGTAGTGGGTTCCGGCCTGACTATTCTGCAGACCGCATCCAACCCCTACGTTGTAAAGGTCGGCTCTCCTGAGACTGCCGCAGTACGTATCTGTGTCATGGGCCTGTTGAATAAGGGGGCCGGCATCGTTGCGCCGCTGGTTTTTGCCGCTCTGGTCATGTCCGGTATCTCTGGTATCTCCGAAGCAGAGCTTTCTGCGCTGAGTGCAGCGGCGAAAGATGCCAAGCTGGACGAGTTGGCAGGGCAGCTGGTTTCTCCCTATATCGGCATGGCCATTCTCGGTTTTATTCTGGCTGTGGCGATGATGTTTGCCCCGCTGCCGGATATCGAAGACGAAGTTATCGAAGGTCAGGAAGATGCTGCGGTTACCCTCAGAGGATTGAAGCAATTTCCGCAACTCGTGCTTGGTTCCATCGCACTGTTCTTCTATGTTGGTGTGGAAGTGATCGCTGGTGATGCCATAGGCCTGCTGGGCAAGCAGGCGGGTCTCGATACCGCAGTGGCCTCCGTGCTGACTTCCTACACCATGGTGTTTATGGTGCTGGGCTATATCTGGGGTACAGTCGCTATCCCGCGCTTTATCAGCCAGCAGACAGCGCTGTTGATCTCTGCGGTACTGGGTATTGTGTTTACTTTCGCGGTAATGAGCGGCTCTCTCGATAGCACCGCCATGTCTTCCGCAACGCTCGCCCACTTTGGCCTGCCGGAGATTCCCAATGCGGTGTACTTTGTCGCACTGCTGGGCTTCGCCAATGCCATGTGCTGGCCGGCAATCTGGCCGCTGGCGCTGGAAGGCCTGGGCAAATTCACCTCGAAAGGTGCGGCGTTACTGATTATGGGGATTTCGGGTGGGGCAATCCTGCCGCCCCTGTACGGCCACTTTGCCGATACCGGTGACGGCCAGGGTGCCTACCTCATTGCGATCCCTGCGTACCTGTTCATCCTGTTTTACGCTCTGAAAGGGCACAAGATGCGTAGCTGGAAATAG
- a CDS encoding TonB-dependent receptor plug domain-containing protein, whose translation MEIIKPFKYPSLLAIAIAAASSPALAQEDEIIEEVITIGTRVEGRSATESAVPIDIITGDDFVNQGGSDLNSLLRNVVPSYNVNTQPISDAASLVRPANLRGLAPDHTLVLINGKRRHRAAVIAWLGNGVSDGAQGPDISQIPSIALQQVEVLRDGAAAQYGSDAIAGVINFQLKDNSEGGAVEIKAGQFYEGDGRQFTVAGNYGMPFTAQGFVNVSFEVGSKEDTDRSVQRNDAAALIAAGNTDVANPAQVWGSPEIKDDLKSVVNLGVDLGGGKEFYAFGNYGGKTVDGGFYFRNPETRSAVYSNGTGPLIGDLDPSNGLDSCTGFTHAQALSSAECFSFQEMFPGGFTPRFGGEVTDLAGLAGVRGDLDNGWSYDVSASLGYNDVDFFIYNTVNASLGPQSPTSFNPGAYTQLEKNFNIDLVKGFEVGLASELNVATGFEWRDETFEITTGDQASYEIGPLAAQGFSAASNGFPGFGPLAGGQWSRSNVATYVDLEADVVDGWLVGMALRFEDFEDFGTTTNGKLATNLALTDTLSLRGSWSTGFRAPTPGQSNAFNVSTEFDLTLNDLVNNGTIPSTNPVALLRGGEALDPEKSTNWTIGAVFTLGAIDVTVDYFNIELEDRIAPSQLYSLTQTEVDSLVASGVTSAANLQNFRFFTNDFDTTTKGFDIVATYGTEAIGDSTDISLAFNQTQTSVDSFTPETIDATRIRELEQGLPETRWNLSSTTLIGDWRLMARVSYYDDWFDSEDGQVYSGETLVDAEVSYAFTDKASVILGAQNLLDQTPEENPGAADGVGNRYSQFSPFGFEGGFYYLRTRYEF comes from the coding sequence ATGGAAATCATCAAGCCGTTCAAGTACCCGTCACTATTGGCAATCGCGATCGCCGCGGCATCCAGCCCGGCACTTGCCCAGGAAGATGAAATCATTGAGGAAGTCATCACCATCGGCACCCGTGTTGAGGGCCGCTCGGCCACCGAATCCGCTGTCCCCATCGATATCATTACTGGAGATGACTTCGTCAATCAGGGGGGCTCAGACCTCAATTCCCTGTTGCGCAATGTGGTGCCCTCCTACAACGTCAATACTCAACCGATCAGTGATGCGGCAAGCCTCGTGCGCCCGGCGAACCTGCGCGGACTGGCGCCAGATCACACATTGGTATTGATCAATGGCAAACGCCGCCATCGCGCGGCGGTAATCGCCTGGCTCGGCAACGGCGTGTCCGACGGCGCCCAGGGGCCCGACATCTCCCAGATTCCATCCATCGCGCTGCAGCAGGTCGAGGTTCTGCGAGACGGTGCCGCCGCCCAGTACGGGTCCGATGCCATCGCCGGTGTAATCAACTTCCAGCTCAAGGACAACAGTGAAGGCGGCGCAGTCGAAATAAAAGCCGGCCAGTTCTATGAGGGCGATGGACGCCAGTTTACCGTCGCCGGGAATTACGGAATGCCGTTTACCGCTCAAGGCTTCGTCAACGTGAGCTTTGAAGTGGGCAGCAAGGAAGACACCGACCGGAGCGTCCAGCGCAATGACGCCGCAGCACTGATTGCAGCCGGAAATACCGACGTGGCAAACCCCGCACAGGTGTGGGGCAGCCCCGAAATCAAAGACGATCTGAAATCCGTGGTAAACCTCGGCGTGGACCTCGGGGGCGGCAAGGAATTTTACGCGTTTGGTAACTACGGTGGTAAGACCGTCGATGGCGGCTTCTACTTCCGCAACCCGGAAACGCGCAGCGCCGTATACAGTAATGGGACAGGCCCGCTCATTGGCGACCTGGACCCAAGTAACGGACTCGATAGCTGCACAGGCTTCACCCATGCCCAGGCCCTCTCGAGCGCCGAATGCTTCTCCTTTCAGGAAATGTTTCCAGGTGGCTTTACCCCACGGTTTGGCGGTGAGGTCACCGACCTGGCAGGGTTGGCCGGTGTGCGCGGCGACCTCGACAACGGTTGGTCTTACGATGTCAGCGCGTCTCTCGGTTACAACGACGTAGACTTTTTCATTTACAACACCGTAAACGCTTCCCTCGGGCCACAGTCACCCACCAGCTTTAACCCCGGCGCCTACACTCAGCTCGAAAAGAACTTCAATATCGACCTGGTAAAAGGTTTCGAGGTAGGACTCGCCTCGGAGCTGAATGTGGCCACCGGCTTCGAGTGGCGCGACGAAACCTTTGAAATCACCACCGGTGATCAGGCCTCGTACGAGATTGGCCCCCTCGCCGCCCAGGGGTTTAGCGCGGCTTCCAATGGATTCCCAGGCTTTGGCCCATTAGCCGGCGGCCAGTGGAGCCGCTCCAACGTCGCCACCTACGTGGACCTGGAAGCGGATGTGGTGGACGGCTGGCTGGTTGGCATGGCCCTGCGCTTTGAGGACTTCGAAGACTTCGGCACCACCACCAACGGCAAGCTGGCGACCAATCTGGCACTGACCGATACGCTCTCCCTGCGCGGCTCCTGGAGCACCGGCTTTCGCGCCCCGACCCCCGGGCAGTCCAACGCCTTTAATGTATCGACGGAGTTTGACCTGACACTCAATGACCTGGTCAATAACGGCACCATCCCGTCCACCAATCCAGTCGCACTTCTGCGCGGCGGTGAAGCCCTGGATCCTGAAAAATCCACCAACTGGACCATCGGTGCAGTATTCACACTGGGTGCCATAGACGTGACCGTGGACTACTTCAACATCGAACTGGAAGACCGCATTGCTCCGTCGCAACTCTACTCCCTCACCCAAACCGAAGTGGACAGCCTGGTCGCATCCGGCGTCACCAGCGCAGCCAACCTGCAGAACTTCCGCTTCTTCACCAACGATTTCGATACCACCACCAAGGGCTTTGACATCGTCGCGACCTACGGGACCGAAGCTATTGGCGACAGCACCGACATCAGCCTTGCCTTCAACCAGACACAGACCTCAGTGGACAGCTTTACTCCGGAAACCATTGATGCAACCCGCATCCGCGAACTGGAACAGGGCCTGCCGGAAACCCGTTGGAACCTGTCGAGCACGACCCTCATTGGCGACTGGCGCTTGATGGCGCGAGTGAGCTACTACGATGACTGGTTCGACTCGGAAGATGGCCAGGTATATAGCGGAGAAACTTTGGTAGACGCTGAAGTGTCCTATGCGTTTACCGACAAAGCGTCAGTGATTTTGGGGGCTCAAAACCTACTCGACCAGACACCGGAGGAAAACCCGGGAGCAGCCGACGGCGTAGGCAACCGCTACAGTCAGTTTTCCCCATTCGGCTTTGAGGGTGGTTTCTACTATCTACGAACACGTTATGAGTTCTGA
- a CDS encoding LacI family DNA-binding transcriptional regulator: protein MKSTINDVAARAGVSIKTVSRVINNEPSVRPATRKKVMDAVEELHYQPNLAARNLAGTRSYTIALIYDNPNAYYVIDMQNGILEACKARGYELLIHPSNSKSETVNDELRALVEHSKVAGVVLTPPFSETQSVIDEVKKLGLDYVRIVSSGAAEGDEENCIQVDDTAAAYDITKHLIEHGHKRIGFLCGGEEHISTHGRLDGYKEALQQAGISIDPELIVAGEYSFDSGVSGAKHLLEKDTPPTAIFASNDEMAAGALFAARLMHIEIPQQLSIVGFEDSPFSRQTWPKLTTAHQPNNEIAKCAAALVLNKARSKSAAESAAANKDAGIKKKFVPELLVRDSTGDSPSQ, encoded by the coding sequence ATGAAGAGCACCATCAATGACGTGGCCGCAAGGGCCGGGGTGTCGATCAAGACTGTTTCGCGGGTTATCAACAATGAGCCCTCGGTGCGGCCGGCCACACGCAAAAAGGTTATGGATGCTGTGGAAGAACTCCACTATCAACCGAACCTGGCTGCGCGTAACCTGGCGGGAACTCGCAGCTATACCATTGCGCTGATCTACGACAACCCCAATGCCTACTATGTGATCGACATGCAAAACGGCATCCTTGAGGCATGCAAGGCCCGGGGATACGAACTGCTGATCCACCCCAGCAATTCTAAGTCTGAAACTGTCAACGACGAACTGCGCGCACTCGTCGAACACTCCAAAGTGGCGGGCGTGGTCCTGACCCCACCCTTCTCCGAGACCCAGTCGGTCATCGACGAAGTCAAAAAGCTCGGCCTTGATTATGTGCGCATTGTTTCCAGCGGCGCCGCCGAGGGCGATGAAGAAAACTGCATCCAGGTGGACGATACCGCCGCAGCGTACGACATTACCAAACACCTGATCGAGCACGGTCACAAGCGAATCGGCTTTCTGTGCGGCGGCGAGGAACACATATCCACCCATGGGCGACTGGACGGCTATAAAGAAGCACTGCAGCAGGCGGGAATTTCCATCGACCCCGAGCTGATTGTGGCCGGTGAATACTCTTTTGATTCCGGAGTGTCCGGCGCAAAGCACCTGCTGGAAAAGGACACCCCCCCCACTGCCATTTTTGCCAGCAACGATGAGATGGCGGCGGGGGCCCTGTTCGCCGCACGGCTGATGCACATCGAGATTCCCCAACAGCTCTCTATTGTCGGATTCGAGGACAGCCCCTTCTCCCGCCAGACCTGGCCGAAACTGACCACGGCGCACCAGCCGAATAATGAAATTGCCAAATGTGCTGCGGCTCTGGTACTAAACAAGGCACGCAGCAAAAGCGCTGCGGAAAGTGCCGCGGCCAACAAGGATGCCGGCATCAAGAAAAAGTTTGTGCCGGAGCTGTTGGTAAGAGACTCAACCGGGGACTCTCCATCTCAATAA